From Candidatus Methylomirabilis lanthanidiphila:
GCTTCGCTCATGGTTCGACACGAGCAGGAGCGACGATTATGCCCGGATCAACCTCCTGTTGGCAGCCGGGCGTTTCACCGATCCGGCCATTGCCAGAATCCTACCTGAGGTCTTGCGATGCGCGGAATCCGGCAACAAACAGGTGAAGTCCGCCGCCTTTTACTGCGTGGGACGGATCTTTAACCGCATTCCCCCTGAGACGATCAGTGACGCAAATCGATCGACGCTGTTCGACACATTGTTCGCCGGCCTTGCGGACCCGTCGCCCCTTGTCCGCCGACACGCCGTACGCGCCATCGGGAAAGGCGTTCGCAACTCCTATTTCACGCCGGAGCAGGTGGAGAAGAGTCACAACGCCTTCCGTACTATCCTCGGAATGGATCAGTTCGACTGGGACAATGCCTTTATTGTCCGCAGTGAAGCCGAATATCAACTGCACTTCTGCCAGCATGGCCTGGATGCAAGTGAGAACCTGCCCAAGGGCAGGTATTACCAGGATTTTTCGATACTTGAAAAGCGGGAGCTGTGTGCCAACACCTACTATTTCAAGGTGAACGCGCCGCTTTTGGCCAAAAAGATACAGGCCGGACAGTTCATCATTATGCGTCCCAACTACGACAGCGAACGCATCCCCCTATCCATTGCAGGATGGGACAGAGACAAGGGATACATCGAGATCGTCATCATGGCGGCGGGCAGGACCTCCACCGAGGCCACGCAGAAAAATGTGGGTGACCGTTTTCAGGACGTTGTCGGGCCGCTGGGCCAGCGCTCGCATGTCGCCAAATACGAGGGCGCCTGTGTGGTGCTCGGCGGCGGCTACGGCACGGGCGCCGTGATTCCCACAGCGCGGGATTTGAGGGCGCTCGGCAATAAGGTCTACGGCGTAGTGGGCGCCCGCACGAAGGACCTGTTGATTCTGGTGGATGAACTCAAGGCGGTGTGCGATGAGGTGTTCGTCACCACCAATGACGGGTCGGTCGGGATTCAAGGATTCGTCACCCATGCGCTGGAAGCGATCATGGCGAGGGAGAAGGTCTCCATGACGTTGGCGGTCGGCCCCGTGCCGATGATGATGGCTGTCGCCAGGATGACGGAGGGGAAGGGGATTGAGGCATGGGTCTCGCTAAACGCCATCATGGTGGACGGCACCGGCATGTGCGGCGCCTGCCGGGTGACGGTGGGCGGGAAAACCAGGTTCGCCTGCTACCACGGGCCAGATTTCAATGCGCACCAGGTGGACTTTAACGAGTTGATGAAGCGCCAGCAGATGTTCGTCGAGCAAGAAAAGATCGCCTTCCAGGCGATGCAGCGATAAGGGAGAGGCGTCGATATGGCAGACGTGAGCAAAGGACTCAGTTCAAAGGAGCGGATGAAGAAGCCGCGCAACCATATGCCTCTCCATGAGGCAGGGCTGCGCATTCACACCTGGGAAGAGGTGCCCGTCGGCTACTCAATGGAGCAGGCCATGGACGAGGCCATACGGTGCATTCAGTGCAAGAAGCCTGAATGCGTGCCCGCGTGTCCTGTGGGTATCAATATCCCTGCCTTCATCAAATTAGTTGAGGAGGGGGATGTTGCCGGCGCGGCAAAGAAGATTCGAGAGACCAACTTTCTTCCGGCTGCCTGTGGCCGTGTATGCCCTCAGGATAAGCAGTGCGAGGCCGTGTGTGTGGTAGGCAAAAAGAACGATCCGGTCGGCATTGGCAATCTGGAGCGGTTCGTGGCGGACTACGAGCGGGAGCACAAGCTGGACCGTATTCCGGCGATGCCGCCCCCCACCGGCAAGCGGGTGGCCATCATCGGCTCCGGTCCCTCGGGGATGACCTGCGCCTACGAGCTTCGTACCCGCGGCCATGAGGTGACGGTGTTCGAGGCCTTCCACCGGGGCGGGGGCGTGATGGTCTACGGCATCCCGCGATTCCGCCTGCCGCTGGAGGTCATCGACGAAGACCTCAAACTCCTCGAAGATATGGGGGTTGAGTTCGTCTACAATATGGTCATCGGTAAGATCCTCACCATCGATGACCTGCTGGAAACGGAAGGGTTTGATGCGGTGTTCATTGGAACCGGCGCGGGTCTGCCAAAGATGCTGGGCATTCCCGGCGAAAACCTGAATGGCATCTATTCCGCCAACGAGTATCTCACCAGAATCTATTTGATGCACGCCAATGAGTTTCCGCACTCGCCCACGCCCCTCTACCAAGGCAAGAAGATGGCGGTCATCGGCGCGGGCAACACCGCCATGGACGTGCTCCGCACCGGCAAGAGGCTTGGGGCGGATGTCACCTGTTACTACCGCCGCTCCCATGAGGAGGCCCCGGCCAGGACGGAAGAGCTGGAGCATGCCGAGCAGGAGTTCGTCGACTTCAAGTGGCTTTCCAACCCTGTCGAGTTCATCGGCGACGAGCGCCACTTCGTCAAAGGTATCAGGTGCGAGGTGATGAAGCTGTCCGAACCGGATGAGTCGGGCAGACGAAAGCCTCTTCCAACCGGCGAGTATTTTATCGATGAGGTAGATACGGTGGTCTTCTCACTGGGATGCGACGTGAACCCGGTCATTCCCAGCCATACGCCTGAGCTTCGCACCAACAAGTGGGGCGTCGTGATGGTGGATCACGCGACCTACCACACCAGCAAAAAGGGGGTCTTCGCCGGCGGCGACGTCATTACCGGCGGGTCCACGGTGATCCTGGCCATGGGACAGGCGAAGCATGCCGCCAAACATATCCATGAATACCTCATGGGCCAGTTCAACTATGAGCTGAATATTCCGACCGATCCTAACGCCCCCGGCGTGCAGTGGGAAGGCCGCTTCGCCAAGGGGAAGCGATAAACTCAGTTCAGAAGCTCATCAGGCATATCCGCGGTACGGCTCTGCAAGCAGACGTATCCCAAGCGGGCGGTATAAGAGAATATGGGTAAGCGCAATCTCCGGCCCGAGGCGCTCTACTCTGGTCTCAATTAGCTCGAACTCCCGCGCCTCTCCAAGGCCAAGCGTGTTGAGTCGCTCCGCCTCTGATCGACAGACATCCCCAGGCGTCGGTCGGCTCGCGGGATAGGCGTCTGTGTGGTGCGCGATGAGCGCCTGCCAGTGTTCGTCGCCGGCGCGTTCGACCGCTTCTCGTATCGATTCACGCGTATAAGCCATACCTTGCCCCTCCTTCAGATCAATTGTGCAATTGTATTTTAGCACCATCGGCTCGAAAGTTCCCCCACCGTCATTGCGAGGGAGCAGAGCGACCGAAGCAATCCGACCCGAAGGGTCATCCCGAGTGTAACGAGGGATCTCGTAGGAGATTGCTTCGGCTTCGCCTCGCAACGACACTGCGTGTCGGATTGCCGCGCTCCCTCCGGTCGCTCGCAATGACAGAGCATGAAGAACGTGCACGGTCATGAGCGTGCCGGCGCATGCGGCATTGGTAGCCCGCCTTTGCCCTTGCGATATCCCCGAATTCGGACTACGCTTCTTCTGTCGCGGTTCTGAATGGAGGAGAGTTTATGACGTTGAGCGATCGCGCCCGTTTACTCATCTCGTGTCCTGATCGTCCAGGCATCGTTGCGGCAGTCTCGCAGTGCTTGTTTGACCAGGGCGCCAATATTGTGCATTCAGACCAGCATACGACTGATCCGGAGGGGGGCGTCTTCTTCATGCGGATCGAGTTCGACCTTCCGGAGCTGGACAACCGTGGCACTGAGCTGGAGAGGGCTTTTGAGCCGGTCGCCAGCCGGTTCCGGATGGATTGGAGGCTGGCGTACGCAGCCCGCGTCAAGCCCCTGGCCATCTTTGTGTCGAAGGAGGACCACTGCCTTTTAGAGTTGCTGTGGCGATGGAGGGCGGGAGATATGGCCGCAGACATCGCCATGGTGGTGAGCAATCACCCCGACCTGCGCGAACTTGTCGAGGCTTACGGTATTCCTTTTCACCACATCGCGGTCACGCGGGAAAGACTCGATCAGGCCGAGACCGCACAGCTTCAACTGGTCGACGGCAAGGTTGACGTGATTGTCCTGGCCCGGTATATGCGAATCCTCTCGCCATCGTTCATCAGCCGTTTTCCCAACCGGATTATCAATATCCACCACAGCTTTTTGCCGGCCTTTGCCGGGGCGGATCCCTACGCGCAGGCGTACTCACGCGGGGTCAAGTTGATCGGCGCCACGGCGCATTACGCAACCGACGCGCTGGATGCCGGGCCGATCATCGGGCAGGATGTGGAGCGGGTGGATCACCGTCACAATGTGGAAGACCTGAAGCGCATCGGCCGCCATGTGGAGCGGATGGTGCTGGCGCGGGCCGTCGCCTGGCACCTGGAGGACAAGGTGCTGGTCCACGGCAACAAGACCGTGGTGTTTGCCTAGTCGCCGTTTCGGTGGCCGTTTGGCCCCCGTTTATACTCCCTTTCTCTGCCCGCGCTGGCAGATAACGGACCAAGCTCAGCGGCGGTGCGCAGCACTGTAGGCAAGCCTTTTCTCTTGTCGGCGTCTAACTACGCGAACCCGCGGGCATGCGAAGCGCGACCAACGGGTGCAGCGCCAGATAGATAAGTCCTGAGACTACGCGAAGATCATTCGCCGCCCCTTCGGCATGGGAATAGGATCACCGAATTCTCGCGCCGTGTCGATCCAGAGACGGATGGCCTCTTGGGCATTGGCCAGTGCGGTCTCGTGCGTCGCCCCGTGCGCCGAACAGCTCGGCAACTCAGGTACGTCTGCGACGAATACCTGGTCTTCTTCGCTCCAGTAGATGATCACTTCGTACTTGTTCATAACGCCTACCCTCCAAGCCGATACTTCAGGATCACGGCCCGCACCGGTCTAACGCGATGCCGCTCTTGGGCAGCGCGTCGCGTCGTCCACTACCTGTCGCCGAGTACGGTGTCCAGTGCGGCTTCAAAGCGATCAAAGTCGATCTCCTCAACCGGCGCAACGAACATCTGGCGAAAGCCGCGTTGCTGATCCCACTTGGGGCCAAAGAGGCGCACGGCAGTATAGAAGAGGAGGGCGCGCTCCTTCGACGTCCCGTCTGCAAGCATCGCCTCATAGAACATCCGATGCGCTTCCTTGGAGGTCTTCTCCCGGCGATCACAGGCAACGTCATGGACGACGCTGGCCCGGCGGTAGTCGCCAATGAAAGGTGTCCCAACAACCTTCGACCAGACGACTTCCGGAATACTCGCGCCGTCCACCTGCTCGCCAAGGTGTGCCGCCCACCTGTAACCTGTGCTGTCGATGAAGGCGAACTCGCTCAGCATCTCCATCTTGCGGTCTTCGCCAGATTCGACTAACCACCGCGTCTCAACGTCTCCTTCAAAGTGCGGATCGGGCATAACGTCCCCCCTTCGTCGTGTTGTCCCGTGTCGCTTTCACGCAGAGCTAGCCGGCGCTGCGCAGCACCGGTATTGAGTGCCATGTTATGCATTGGCTTGACGATGGCGGCACCGACACCTCACACATGCGCCAACTCGGCCACTGCCTTCAATTGCTTGCCCATGACCGCCTCGGCGGTTTTCAGGTCATAGGTCGCTTGCAAGTTGAGCCAGTATTGCGGCGACTGACTAAACGCCCGGCCGAACAATAACGCCAATTCCGCCGTTACTGGGCGCGCGCCGTTGACAACGTGCGACACCCGCATGGGGGACACGCCAATGGCGCGAGCGAACTGCGCTTGAGAAATGCCCAGTTCATCGAGGATTTCGCGCAGGAACGCTCCCGGATGCATGGGTGGCAAACCGTTCTTCAACATCAGGGCCTCCTGTCAGTGGTAGTCAACGATCTCGACATCGAACGCATCGCCCCGCTCGAAGCGAAAGCATACGCGCCACTAGTCGTTAATGGGGATTGGGTGGCGGGGCCCCAATCGTCAGTTGACCGGCGACGCGCTCGTGCGGCGTCCGGTCGAGCGTCGAGTTGGGCCACGCCCCGACTTCGGTAGGGCAAGTTCCTCCCTGACAACCTGCCGAAGCGCATCGAGGACCGAATGCTGGTGGATATAGGCTAGCAGCGCGTCATTGATCAGCGTTTGATAGTTCCCGCCCCCCGCCTCGTCAACCGCCGAGCGAAAATAGTCGAGGACGGCGTTATCGAGGCGAATGGAAATCTTGGTCTTTCCAGGTTCCGGCTTCACCACCGCACCCCGCTTGGCACGGGAGAAATCGATGTCACGATACGGTTCAGCGGCGACCTTTTTCATAGCGCACCCTCTGTCGTTTGTTCGCCTTCCAGGCGGAGATTAAACGAATGATGTCCAGTTCGCGGTAGGCGTAGACCACGACCAGAAGGTTCCCGAAACTGCTGAGACCCAATGTGACGAACCGTTGCTCTCCTTGCGCGTCCGGGTCTTCGCGTGTGAGCGCGGACTCGTCTTCGAGGACTGATACGGCCTCAGCGAAGCTGACGCCGCGGTCGCGGAGGTTGGCTCTCGCCTTCGTCGAGTCCCAGTCACATCTCGCGGCACCATCGTATAGACAAACGTCCTCTACGTCAAGTGCAGGGTAAGGTGGGGTCTAACGAATAAGCTTATATCCGGTGGGTTCCTCGCAGAATCGGCCTACGGCCGCGGAGGCGGGCCCGCCGGATAAAACGGGTTGAACTGAACCGCTGGCCTGAGTCTAGGGGATGGTATCGCGGTCGAGAACGTGGAGGAAAGGTTTGTGGGTAAGGTCGCGGGGTGGACCCGCTGATACGCCAGGCCACGATCCTGATGTGATACGAGGCCGGCGGGCATTCGATGCGTCAGGTACGCGACATGGACGAAGAACGACTACCAGAGCATGGATACATGAGTCAAGAGCAGACGTGACCGCTTTTCTGTATGGAGGACAAAGCACTGGTTTACGGCAACAAGACCGTGGTATTTGCCTAGTACTGTTTCGGTGGCTGTCTGGACACCTGCTCACTGTTCTACAGCTCACGCAGGGCGGAGTTTCCCATTCCCCCAAGAGTACAGTAGGCTGAGATGAACGAAGCGGATCCCGGCGCTCCGGTTTACTCTATCGACAGGCCACGACTTCCGGTGATACCACCAACGGCTGGGTTTCGTTCCTTAACCCAGCCTACCGTACTTTCGACATGGGGCGCTTGGCGGTTAACGGAGCGGCAGCTAGGTCTGTCGGTTGGACGCGGCGGGTGAGCCCACCACTCTTTTTTCTTCTTGCAGGTTGAACTTTGCCTGGACCTCAGTAAAAGATTGTCTATCCGATAGCACCAGAAGAGTATCGCCGCCTTGCAGAACCGTTCCCCCACTCGGCAACACAAAGTCATTCTCTCTGGCGATGAGGATTACCAAAAAATCGTCAGGGAGCCCCAATTCGACGATCGCCTTTCCGGCCATATTCGAGTCAGGCTGTACGGGTAATTCTTTCAGTTCGCTTTTCAGCCCACCCATAGGCGTATACTCGATAGGATACACTCGCTTGGGTATTGCCGGCGCGCTAACCCCCAACCGCCTGGCGGCGAGGGGTATTGAGGTTCCCTGCAATAACACCGATGTCAGCACGACGAAAAAAACCGCGTTAAAAATCAAGTCGGCATGAGGTACCTTGGCCAGCAGAGGGAAGGTTGCCAATATGATAGGGACCGCTCCGCGCAGGCCGACCCAGGATACGAACATCTTTTCTCGCCAGCTCAACGTGCTCGGCAACAAGCTGAGAAAGACGCTCACAGGGCGGGCCACAATCATCAGGAATCCGGCGATGAGCAACCCGATCCCCATGATGGGGACAAGGCGCGAAGGAAAGACGAGTAAGCCCAGGGTCAGGAACATAGCAATTTGCATCAGCCAGGCAAGTCCGTCGTGAAAACGCAACAGGCTTCTTTTGTGGATGAAATCATGCTGGCTGAGAACGATACCAGCCAGATAGACGGCCAGAAAACCACTGCCGCCGACGGCATCGGTCACTCCAAACGTCAGCAATACCAGCGAGAGAGTCAGAGCCGGATAAAGACCTTCGTAACCTAATTTCAGGTGGTTGACCAGAAACAGCATTACCCTACCCATACCATAACCGAGCACCGAGCCGATGAACATTTGCAGGACAAACAAACCGATAAGGTTGACAGGCGCCACGTCAGGTTGGGTGATCAACTGGATCAGGCCGACGGTCATGAATATCGCCATGGGATCATTGCTGCCTGACTCCAGTTCCAGTAGCGGTTTCAGCCGGCCCTTGAGACCGATACCTTTAGAACGCAGTACGGAAAACACCGCCGCCGCGTCAGTAGATGAAACGATCGAGCCGAGCAGCAGGCCCTCGACCAACGAGAAACCGAGCAGGACATTTGCGGAAAACCCGACGATCAACGCGGTAATGAACACTCCCAGAGTCGAGAGGAGCAGGCCTTCTTTGATCACGGGACGGACATGGTTCCATTCCGTATCGAGTCCGCCGGAAAACAAAATCAGAATTAGCGCGATTATACCTACAGACTGCGCCAGGGCGGGGTCATCGAAATAGATGCCGCCAGGCCCGTCGGATCCCGCGAGCATCCCCAAGATCAAGAATAACAAGAGCGCAGGTACGCCGAACCGGTCCGAGATTTTGCTGACCAGGACGCTCATAAGCAGTAGGGCGGCGATGCCAATGAGTATTGTGTTCATGGATACCGTATCACTCGACCTGCACTCATCTTGGGTAAGTTGCAGGCAACCGATTGCGCATGTACGCGATGCTATCGGTCAAGGGGTGTTTTCAGTGCTTGGCTTGCGATCACGACATCGGTCTTGGCGTGCCATCGATCTGAAGCGCGATCAGCAACTCGGCATAGTCGCAAGATAGACTCCAGAGCCTTTTGTCCAATATGCGATCGTGGCCTCTCGGTGTCTTTGGCAACATCGTCCATCTATCCAGTCAACCGGTCCGGCGAGTTCATCGATGCGGCTTGGCTTTAGATCATGCCCTTCCATCAAGATAGTATTACAATACATCCCATAAACATATGAACATTTCATAAATGATCTGCCGACTTCGTGTGCCCCGCTGTGCACCACAGGTCATCCTTCGAGGGACAACACGATCTGCTTTGGGGCAAGAGCTCGCAACCTCGCCTACAGGACTAGCCAGCGGGGGGCAGAAGATGCTACTTTAATAAAAAGTGAAATAATGGGAGTGAGTGAATGCACCAACCTATACTGACAGCGATCGGCAAGGAGCTTTCGGTCCGCTCGGCCAGGGCGGCGAAAACAGGGGAAGGTGTGCTCGATGAGAGCACGTTCAACACGATAGAAGTCGATCGACTCTTTGACGCGGTCAATCACGCCAGCACCATCGCCGGACAAGCCACGCTGTACCGCTCATTAGCCCAGCCGTTGAGTTCGGTCGAGGCCATTGCGGCCAAGCAGGATGCGCTCAAAGAGCTGGACTCGAACCCTGATCTGAGAGCGCGAATCGAAGCGCTGGTACAGCATGCTGCGAAATACGAAGCAGAATTTTACCGGCTCATGTTCGGAACCTTTGTCGGCACCTTCGGCGATCCCAAGGACAAACTGGATACCGGGGGCTACGGACATAAAACGTATCGGGAAGGGACGGAACTCATGCTCGGGCTGGTCAAGGGTGCTCACGGCCTGCCGGTTCCAGAAAGTCCCTATCTGCGCGCGCGTCTTGACGCGCTCAAGGTATTTGGTACCACGCGATCGCATGCCTTAATGAAAGGCCCCGCCTACGTAACCGAGCGAGCCATCAAAACGAAGACTGAAAAGTGGCTGCTGACTCCTGCCATCAAATTCCGGCCAACCCTCTTCAAGCCACGATTGATCGTCCTGCTCGTAATCGCGATGGGTCTCTTTCTCTATTATGCCCCCCTTCTTGGGATAGCCCGGGCCGCAATGCCTGCTGTGATGGTGTTCCTGCTCCCTTCATTCATGCTGTATGGACCGATCGTCGGGGGGTTTGACAGGGACAGCATCATCTACCCCTTGCGCGATGGCTATCGAGAGTCACGCGATGTGCAACAGGCGTTGGAGGCGTTGGGACAGATCGATGAATTGCTCTCCTTTCACCGTTATGCCCAGGCCTTCGGTGGCCCGACCGTGTTGCCCAAGCTGCTTGATTCAGATCGGCACGTTATGGTCTTGGAAGCGGTCAAAAACCCTATCCTGGGGAAGGAGAATGCCGAATACGTGCCCAACGATATCAATCTGAATGGGGTGAAATTGACGTTTATCACCGGCCCCAACGGAGGCGGGAAGACCGCTTTCTGCAAAACTGTTGCCCAGGTGCAACTGCTGGCGCAGATTGGGTGCTATGTGCCGGCCGAACGGGCGCAACTCTCAGTGGCCGATCGGATCTTCTATCAGGTTCCGGAAAGCAACACGCTGGCTGACCGGGAGGGGCGATTCGGAACGGAGTTGCAACGCACGAAGGCCATCTTTTTCGCCTCGTCGCCCAGAAGCCTGGTCATTCTGGATGAGTTGGCGGAAGGCACCACCTACCAGGAGAAACTGGAGATCTCCCACACTATCCTCGGTGGATTTTACCAGGTCGGCAACAATACAATCCTGGTCACCCATAATTACGAACTGGCGGAGCAGTTTCACAAAGGAGATATCGGCCTGTATCGCCAGGCAGAGTTTGTCCATGGTTCGCCCACCTATCGGCTGGTCGACGGGATCTCGCGGATCAGTCATGCCCACAAGGTTGCTCAACGAATCGGTTTTGCGAAAGAACACATCGAGAAGCACCTGGTCGAGCGGGGCTATAGGGACGAGGAAACGACCTCGCCTGAAGAGGACGCCTCAATTTCGGATTGAGTGACCGCTGAGCAACCCTCCCCCCCTCGTTACCCCATTGAAATGTCGTTGACAAGTCCAGGAAATGGCAGGAGAATTCCGCCGAATGTGGGGATTCTTGAGTTGATGCTATATGGAACAGCATTATTGTAGTTAAACGCTCGGGCAGTTAGCCTGCCGGGCTCGCAGACAAGCCCATGGATGATCGTGTCGTGAGGTATGCCGTGGCGAAGCGAAGGAACGACGTGCAGGCAGCCGATACCAGTGGCGCTACGGTGGGTTACGAAGCCGAACTGTGGCGCATGGCCGACGCCTTGCGCGGCAGCATGGACGCAGCCGAGTACAAGCACGTTGTCCTGGGCCTCATCTTCCTCAAGTACATTTCCGACGCCTTCGAGGAGCAGCACGCCAAGCTCGTCGCCGAGCAAGCCAAAGGCGCAGACCCCGAGGATCCGGACGAGTACCGGGCGCAGAGCATCTTCTGGGTCCCGCCAGAGGCTCGTTGGACGCACCTAAAGGCGCAAGCGAAACAGACCACCATCGGTCGCCTCGTGGACGACGCCATGGCCGGCATCGAGCGCGACAACCCGGCGCTGAAGAGCGTGCTGCCTAAGGACTATGCCCGCCCCGCGCTGGACAAGACACGCCTCGGCCAACTCATTGACTTGGTCTCGAATATCGACTTTCGACCACGTCAACCCTCACCCGGCCCTTCGGCCCACCCTCTTCCAGAGGTAGAGGGCAAGGAGAAATACCCCTCTCCCGCTGGGAGAGGGGACGGGGGTGAGGGTAGACACGCCCATGATCTCCTGGGGCGTGTCTATGAGTACTTCCTCTCACAGTTTGCGAGCGCCGAGGGCAAAAAGGGCGGTGAGTTCTATACGCCGCGGTGCGTAGTCAAGCTCCTGGTTGAGATGCTCGAGCCCTACCGCGGCCGGGTGTACGACCCCTGCTGCGGCTCCTCGGGCATGTTCGTGCAGTCGGTGGAGTTCATCCGCGCACACGCCAACGGCAATGGCAATGGCGGTAAGACCAGGGCAGACATCTCGATCTACGGCCAGGAGTCGAACTACACCACCTGGCGCCTCGCCAAGATGAACCTCGCCATCCGCGGCATCGACGGTCAGATCGCGCACGGCGACACCTTCCACAACGACCGCCACGCCGACCTCAGGGCCGACTTCATCCTCGCCAATCCGCCGTTCAACGTCTCCGACTGGGGCGGCGAGCGCCTGCGCGAGGACAAACGCTGGAAGCACGGCGTGCCCCCGACCGGCAACGCCAACTTCGCCTGGGTGCAGCACATCGTTCACCACTTGGCGCCCGCCGGCGTGGCGGGCTT
This genomic window contains:
- a CDS encoding DNA mismatch repair protein MutS, which produces MHQPILTAIGKELSVRSARAAKTGEGVLDESTFNTIEVDRLFDAVNHASTIAGQATLYRSLAQPLSSVEAIAAKQDALKELDSNPDLRARIEALVQHAAKYEAEFYRLMFGTFVGTFGDPKDKLDTGGYGHKTYREGTELMLGLVKGAHGLPVPESPYLRARLDALKVFGTTRSHALMKGPAYVTERAIKTKTEKWLLTPAIKFRPTLFKPRLIVLLVIAMGLFLYYAPLLGIARAAMPAVMVFLLPSFMLYGPIVGGFDRDSIIYPLRDGYRESRDVQQALEALGQIDELLSFHRYAQAFGGPTVLPKLLDSDRHVMVLEAVKNPILGKENAEYVPNDINLNGVKLTFITGPNGGGKTAFCKTVAQVQLLAQIGCYVPAERAQLSVADRIFYQVPESNTLADREGRFGTELQRTKAIFFASSPRSLVILDELAEGTTYQEKLEISHTILGGFYQVGNNTILVTHNYELAEQFHKGDIGLYRQAEFVHGSPTYRLVDGISRISHAHKVAQRIGFAKEHIEKHLVERGYRDEETTSPEEDASISD
- a CDS encoding dihydropyrimidine dehydrogenase yields the protein MADVSKGLSSKERMKKPRNHMPLHEAGLRIHTWEEVPVGYSMEQAMDEAIRCIQCKKPECVPACPVGINIPAFIKLVEEGDVAGAAKKIRETNFLPAACGRVCPQDKQCEAVCVVGKKNDPVGIGNLERFVADYEREHKLDRIPAMPPPTGKRVAIIGSGPSGMTCAYELRTRGHEVTVFEAFHRGGGVMVYGIPRFRLPLEVIDEDLKLLEDMGVEFVYNMVIGKILTIDDLLETEGFDAVFIGTGAGLPKMLGIPGENLNGIYSANEYLTRIYLMHANEFPHSPTPLYQGKKMAVIGAGNTAMDVLRTGKRLGADVTCYYRRSHEEAPARTEELEHAEQEFVDFKWLSNPVEFIGDERHFVKGIRCEVMKLSEPDESGRRKPLPTGEYFIDEVDTVVFSLGCDVNPVIPSHTPELRTNKWGVVMVDHATYHTSKKGVFAGGDVITGGSTVILAMGQAKHAAKHIHEYLMGQFNYELNIPTDPNAPGVQWEGRFAKGKR
- a CDS encoding formyltetrahydrofolate deformylase; amino-acid sequence: MTLSDRARLLISCPDRPGIVAAVSQCLFDQGANIVHSDQHTTDPEGGVFFMRIEFDLPELDNRGTELERAFEPVASRFRMDWRLAYAARVKPLAIFVSKEDHCLLELLWRWRAGDMAADIAMVVSNHPDLRELVEAYGIPFHHIAVTRERLDQAETAQLQLVDGKVDVIVLARYMRILSPSFISRFPNRIINIHHSFLPAFAGADPYAQAYSRGVKLIGATAHYATDALDAGPIIGQDVERVDHRHNVEDLKRIGRHVERMVLARAVAWHLEDKVLVHGNKTVVFA
- a CDS encoding ferredoxin-NADP reductase gives rise to the protein MTHRINSITAKISSQNTEQLKAALAEVLTLADLTSEEKRELAAAVSTTFYRDHAGDEALAQLIDQGESVLASMGPEVAEWVIEQLVEADAESAEHFAGALGQIGAPVVDLLRSWFDTSRSDDYARINLLLAAGRFTDPAIARILPEVLRCAESGNKQVKSAAFYCVGRIFNRIPPETISDANRSTLFDTLFAGLADPSPLVRRHAVRAIGKGVRNSYFTPEQVEKSHNAFRTILGMDQFDWDNAFIVRSEAEYQLHFCQHGLDASENLPKGRYYQDFSILEKRELCANTYYFKVNAPLLAKKIQAGQFIIMRPNYDSERIPLSIAGWDRDKGYIEIVIMAAGRTSTEATQKNVGDRFQDVVGPLGQRSHVAKYEGACVVLGGGYGTGAVIPTARDLRALGNKVYGVVGARTKDLLILVDELKAVCDEVFVTTNDGSVGIQGFVTHALEAIMAREKVSMTLAVGPVPMMMAVARMTEGKGIEAWVSLNAIMVDGTGMCGACRVTVGGKTRFACYHGPDFNAHQVDFNELMKRQQMFVEQEKIAFQAMQR
- the nhaP gene encoding K(+)/H(+) antiporter NhaP translates to MNTILIGIAALLLMSVLVSKISDRFGVPALLLFLILGMLAGSDGPGGIYFDDPALAQSVGIIALILILFSGGLDTEWNHVRPVIKEGLLLSTLGVFITALIVGFSANVLLGFSLVEGLLLGSIVSSTDAAAVFSVLRSKGIGLKGRLKPLLELESGSNDPMAIFMTVGLIQLITQPDVAPVNLIGLFVLQMFIGSVLGYGMGRVMLFLVNHLKLGYEGLYPALTLSLVLLTFGVTDAVGGSGFLAVYLAGIVLSQHDFIHKRSLLRFHDGLAWLMQIAMFLTLGLLVFPSRLVPIMGIGLLIAGFLMIVARPVSVFLSLLPSTLSWREKMFVSWVGLRGAVPIILATFPLLAKVPHADLIFNAVFFVVLTSVLLQGTSIPLAARRLGVSAPAIPKRVYPIEYTPMGGLKSELKELPVQPDSNMAGKAIVELGLPDDFLVILIARENDFVLPSGGTVLQGGDTLLVLSDRQSFTEVQAKFNLQEEKRVVGSPAASNRQT
- a CDS encoding XRE family transcriptional regulator encodes the protein MAKRRNDVQAADTSGATVGYEAELWRMADALRGSMDAAEYKHVVLGLIFLKYISDAFEEQHAKLVAEQAKGADPEDPDEYRAQSIFWVPPEARWTHLKAQAKQTTIGRLVDDAMAGIERDNPALKSVLPKDYARPALDKTRLGQLIDLVSNIDFRPRQPSPGPSAHPLPEVEGKEKYPSPAGRGDGGEGRHAHDLLGRVYEYFLSQFASAEGKKGGEFYTPRCVVKLLVEMLEPYRGRVYDPCCGSSGMFVQSVEFIRAHANGNGNGGKTRADISIYGQESNYTTWRLAKMNLAIRGIDGQIAHGDTFHNDRHADLRADFILANPPFNVSDWGGERLREDKRWKHGVPPTGNANFAWVQHIVHHLAPAGVAGFVLANGSMSSNQSGEGEIRRSLIETDLVDCMIALPGQLFYSTQIPACLWFIARDRKDGKFRDRRGHVLFIDARKLGRMVDRTHRELTDEDIARIADTYHTWRNVGVDPRGHPDSGQPQGVAPTYVDIPGFCKSATLEEIRKHGHVLTPGRYVGAEAQEDDGEPFDDKMKRLVATLREQQTEALKLDAAITANLKELGYDA
- a CDS encoding XRE family transcriptional regulator; the protein is MLKNGLPPMHPGAFLREILDELGISQAQFARAIGVSPMRVSHVVNGARPVTAELALLFGRAFSQSPQYWLNLQATYDLKTAEAVMGKQLKAVAELAHV